A region of the Streptosporangiales bacterium genome:
TGCGACGGTCAGCGCCCGCGCCAGGGCGGCTCGTTGGAGTTCGCCGCCGGACAACCCGTGGGGGCGTCGCCGGGTCGTCTCGGGGTCGAGTCCGACCTGTTCGACCGCCGCGGTTGCGCGCCGACGAGCCGTCCGCTCGTCCAGTCGGAGCAGTCGCCGTGCTGGTCGTTCTATCTGTTCGTTCACTGGCCAGTACTCGACGAACGATGACCGTGCGTCCTGGAAGACGTACTGGATCCGGGCGAGCTGCTCGTGGGTTCGGTGGGTGGCGTGTCGGGGTAGCGGTTGGCCGTCGACGGAAATCGCCCCCTTGGTCGGCGCGGCCAGCCCGGCGATGCAGCGGGCCAGGGTGGTCTTTCCACTGCCCGACCGGCCGACGACGGCGAGGCTCTCGCCGCGTGCCAGCTCCAGGTTGACC
Encoded here:
- a CDS encoding ATP-binding cassette domain-containing protein, with amino-acid sequence MELARGESLAVVGRSGSGKTTLARCIAGLAAPTKGAISVDGQPLPRHATHRTHEQLARIQYVFQDARSSFVEYWPVNEQIERPARRLLRLDERTARRRATAAVEQVGLDPETTRRRPHGLSGGELQRAALARALTVAPSVLLCDEITTGLDTETQAQVLDLLDDLRRATGLALLVISHDAAVVTRLCDRVLTIGVR